A window of Dermacentor andersoni chromosome 4, qqDerAnde1_hic_scaffold, whole genome shotgun sequence genomic DNA:
AAGGGGAGATGCGGGTCGAAAATCGCGGTTTTTTTCGAAAAttatccatttttttctttttacttgttttgtcaagtttactACCTctacttttatgaaaataaaaatcaaAGCTGAATTTAAATGGGAAATAGATTAAAAATGCATTTAAAGAGCACAAGGTGGCTATTAAAAAACCGAAAGTACGCTGTCTTCGAGCTTCTCGCCGCCGCCATCGCGCGGTTCCTCGCTGTTGCTGATCGCGTGAGGAGATCGGCCAAGCCTCATTCTCTGAATCGCCATGGTTGCCTGGGCGTCTACAGCGctagaaataataaagaaaagcatgctATTGCCGCGTTTTCCGAGCGCTGCGACTGGTTTTTAAATCACGTGGTACGAATCGGGAAACGCCATTGGCCATCATGCGCATACATGTGGCGAAGCCTACTTGCTGGCTCCATGTGTCGTCGAGGTGCGCTTCAGAGTGACGATCGTTCGGCAACTATATCTTCGTCATGGACGAAGCGGGACCAAGCAAGCGCAGTCATCATGGAGTGAAACACCGTTCGGTGCACAAATATCGAGGTCGCCGGCGGAAATCTAAGGCAAAGGTTCGTCCAGCGACAACTCGATCCACGGCCGCCACGGCGGTTAGGCCTAGCGCAAGCGGTGCCGATCCCGCCCGTGTTACGGATGCCTCCGGCGAGTTTGAAGCGGCCTTAGAATACGTGAGTGCGTCGGAAAAGAAGATTGGACATTTCCAAGCTGAGGAAAGAGCGCATGATGGGGTGTCATCATTCATTACTGATTTGGCAGCGCTCAACATTCTTGTGAGCGGCGCGACTTGCCCAACATGCCAGCGCTCAGAACTTCGTGTCCGGGAACCGGCCACGAAGCGCAAAGGACTCGCTTCGTTCCTGGAGCTGCAGTGCGAGAACTGTGCGTGCCCAAAAAGTGTTCTTTCCGCAACTTATACATCGCGGCGAGTTGCGGCGTGCAGGGACACCAGCAGAGGTGCGCGCCGAGACTATGACAGCGGGAGCTCGCGTGAAAGCTTCGCCATCAACGTCAAAGCTGCTGTGGCGGCCCGTTCGATAGGAATTGGGTATGAGCAGCTAGTGCGGTTTTCATCAGTGATTGGACTTCACAAACCGATGCATCACAAATCTTTCGCTGCAATCAGCCGGAAGGTACACGATGCTGCGATGAGTGCAGTCTCCGAAAATCTCCGGAAATCGCGGGAGATTACAAAGAGAGATGCCGGCGGGGATAATATTGCTGTGATGTATGATGGCACATGGCATAAACGCGGCCATAAAAGCCACAACGGCATTGGGACAGTTGTTTCCCTGGACACCGGCCTTTGCCTGGACTTCGAGGTCCTTTCGAACTACTGCCTTGCCTGCAGCCGGCACAGGGTCCTGCCAGATGAGGAAGAAGAAGTCTGGCAGGCATTTCATGGCCCTGTGTGTGAAAAGAATGTAGACTGTTCGTCCCATGCTATGGAGACAGAAGCAGCAGTGCGTATATGGCAGAGGAGCCGATCTTACGACACACCACTGTATTTCAGAAAGTTTCTTAGCGACGGGGACTCAAAAGCCTATGCAGCAGTGGTAGAGGCCAATGTCTACAGTGGTGTCCTTATTGAAAAAGAAGATTGCACTAATCACGTGGCAAAGCGCCTCGGAACCGCTCTCCGGAAGCTAAAAGAACCCCTGCCAAGAGGAGAGAAACTGAAGGAGCCTGCTATCCTAAAGCTGCAGACCTACTATCAGGTTGCTATTACTAGCAACAGGGGCAGCGTGAAAGGAATGTATAGAGCAATTTGGGCCTCATATTTTCATTCATGCTCATCCGATGGTGCTAGCAGCCATAAGTATTGTCCAGAAGGAGCAACATCCTGGTGCAAGCACCGGCGTGCTGAAGCGTTGGGTGAGCCTGCACTAACCCACACACCGCTACTGACCAAGGCCCAGGGAAAGGCAATACTGCCGATCTACAAGCGGCTCACCGATGAGAAGTTGCTGGCCAGGTGCATCCAAGGCAAAACCCAAAATGCCGCGGAGTCATTGAATAGCAAGATATGGCTTCTGTGCCCCAAAACGAGATTTGCCTCACGGTATGTAGTGGAAATGGCTACTGCCTTGGCTGTCCTCTGGTTCAACAGAGGGCACACCAGCTTTGAGCGTGTCCTCGAAGAACTAGGCGTGCTTCCATCTGAAAGTCTGGTGGAGCTTGGCACATCCAAAGACATAGCAAGGCAGAAAAAAATGTCCTTGAAGCTGACTGCGGAAGCGAGAGCAAATCGCCGCACACTGACAAAAAAAGCACGTGTTGAGGAGTGCACTCGCAAGCGCCGTGAGGGAGAGACATACGCTGCAGGAAGTTTCTAGTGGCAGTCGCTGTTTTatgaataattttctttttttacatcaaaATTTGATTGGAATTCAAGCCCTCTTTTGTAAATAAACATGCAATTATAACTTCAAACGCGTTTTTCTCAAAATGAAATTTTGGGCAATTTTTTTAGTTTGCCCCTCATGTTTTTGGCACTTCTGATGCTTggatttgaatgaaattttgcACACATTTTCTCTGAAGCGTGAGGAGTGCCATTATCTCTCTCAAACATAAGTATTGGCCGAATatttacaaaaaaattaaaatttccACATGGTGGTGTCATGAAAATATAGACTTGCCAGGTTCAAATTTTTCACACCATTAGCATATTTGTATGCACTTTATAATTAGTTTTTGGCACTGTACAGTTTATATGGATCAAAATGAGCCATCAATGATCTGTGATTATGGAAGTTAAGTGTGACAAAAAGGGGGGCTAAAAAAGGTGCAATTTAGCACATTGGCATCGAATAGAACAAAAACTATGCAACTTACAGTGAAACTAATTGCAGgtttgaaatcagcatgaaaaactAAATTAATAGGTGGAGTTTCATAGCTCTAAGtcaaaaattgaagaaaaagtgTCTTCGAGTAGCATGCTTGGCGGACATTGGCTGAACCACGACAGTGTGGATAGCGCATCGCCTCGTCTGCTAGCCGCTACTTGCTTACATGTGCGCGTGCGGTACGCACGTCCTTTAAGTTCTGTTTGTCCCGTTATTGTAGCGCAATCAGAAATGGCGGTATGCATTTTTTTACAATGTCGAGGCTCATCTGGCTTTGCGCTGTACTCTTTGCGCTGCAATAATATCAGTGACTGCCCACGTCGAGCGCGCGATCCTTGATCGTTGCGCCCTGCGTTCGTCGCAGTCATTAAAATTGTATGCTTGCGCTGTGATTCAAGCACTTCACAAAGGGCGTTTGGGGTCGTGTTAAACAAACGAAGTGGTCACTGCGATAGCGATTGAGCGATTACTTGTAACAATGCGTTGATCATTCCGCAATGCTTGTGACACCACAAAATATCAACCACATTGCGTGCGATCACTCAGCGGTAGGAAAGGAAATCACAAGGGCTCATTTGATGTCGCACGACACAGTTGATCTTAGGCGTAAAATTGCATTACTGTGATTGTGATTGTGGTTAGCGGTTGCGCAACCATTCTTAGTTGTTTATGATGTGTCCTtgtattatcatcatcagcagcagcctggctatgcccactgcagggcaaaggcctctcccatacttctccagctacctcGGTTATGTGCTAATTATAGCCATGTTGTCCTTCcaaacttctgaatctcatccgcccacctaactttctgtcgccccctgctacgccccCCTTCGCCTGGAATCCTgcctgtaacccttaatgaccatcggttatcttcccccctcattacataCTCTggccatacccatttcttttgcttgatttcaactaagatgtcctttactcgcatttgttccctcacccaaactggtctcttcttattccttaacgttacacccatcattcttctttccatagctcgttagcCCTTTTGAACCCTTTTAAACCCTTtttaaaacccttttcgtaagcctccaggtttctgccccgtacgttagacctggtaagacacagctgtgatacacttttctcttgagagataatggcaacctgctgttcgtgtcctgcgaatgcctgccaaacgcacccctgcccattcttattcttctgattatttcagtctcatgatccggatccgccgtcaccaggtgccctaagtagatgtattctcttaccacttccagtgtctcgccacctattgtaaattgctgttcttttccgagactgttaaacattactttagttttctgcagattaatttttagacccacctttttGCTTTGCCGGTcccggtcagtgagcatgcattgcaattcgtcccttgagttactaagcaaggcaatatcatcagcgaatcgcaagttactgaggtattctccattaactcttatccccatttcttcccaatccaggtctctgaattcctcctgtaaacacgctgtgaatagcattggatatatcgtatctccctgcctgacgcccttctttattgggattttgttgctttctttatggaggactacggtggctgtggagccgctatatatatcttttagtatttttacatgcggctcgtctacaccctgattccgtaatgcctgcatgactttAGAGGttacgactgaatcaaacactttcttgtaataaatgaaagctatatataagggttggtcatattctgcacatttctctttcacctgattgatagtgtgaatatggtctattgttgggtagcctttacgaaatcctgcctcgtcctttcgttgacagaagtctgaggtgttcctgattctatttgtgattgtCTTAGTAAACGTTTTTTGGACAAAGTGTAGGCCTTTTATTATGTGGATATGCAATTACGCAGAAATAATTTTAACCTGCAAGTCAATTTTCGCGATTTAGTACTTTTAGTATCTGCTACAAAAGAGAATCGGAAAGAAAGTATTTCAAGAAGTCATGGGCAACATTGCAGTCGTAGACGCAAGACGTCGCAAAACTTAGTAGCTGGCAACTATTATAAAGTGCTCTTCAGGGTGATCTTGTTAGGTTAACGGGAAGTAGCAGCAATTATTATCAAAAAACTAAACAACGCAATATAGTTGGCTCTTAAAGTGATACAGAATTATTCGTACCATTCTCAGGAATGTGAGAGTAGATGAATCGTGTACTTCCACCATTTTTATGCTTCGGTGTGATCATGCAAGAGACCGTTGTGATAAACTGCTGATTTTGCTgctaccgagaaaaaaaaaagaaagcttgtgaAGCCACACGGCGATCCTGCCACTGCTGTGTCACTCATAGTTCCGCATTTTGTTTTACTAAAATAAGTTACTATGTTGTAGTTGATagacaagagaaaaaaagtaacAAGTGCTTATGTATGCGTTCTAACGGTTTAGCAGAGCCACAGTAACTAGATCCGTTAACTACATCGTACAGGAATACACGCATTGTTATAACCAGTGCAAGAATAGAAGACCGTTCTGCAACAGCAACGCCAACAGAAAGGCGGACGGACGTTTTTTTCCTAGGCTCTGTGGCGGTGGCGAAAACATGTTTTTTGTGCACTCTTTCAACttgcttctctttttttgtttgctgaTAATTTTAGCCTTCAAATACTAACCTGgttgtttcttttcgttcttctttttctttcttttttcgtgtgcaTGGGTGTGCTTCACGTATATTGGGTTTCGCAGTATAGTCAGTGTCTTTTCGCGCCGCATGTTTCAACACGCGCAACCGTGTGGAACGTCAAGTCCTTATAACCTTAAAATGCTAGTTTCAAAGTGGCAAAAGAGAACTTCTTGTTTGGCAAGTTGGTATTGATTTATTATAACTATTTTAAGGCGCCAAAGACAACGCACAGCACAAAAAAGAGAACGGGaggcgctctgtcccgttgtTCTCTTGTGGGTTGTGTTGCTCTTTGGCGTCTTAAAATAGTTATAATGAAAGAGGAAAGTCTGTTATTTTGGTGGTTTTATTGTGTGTGCATTGGTAAGAttaatattgctttggtaggacaGTGAGAGCACGGCCGCGTTTTTGAACACGTGCGAACGCATGTCATACCTTAAATATGTGCAGCATTTATTGCTTTTACAAGATTGCTGATAATTATTTGTAGAATTTTAAGGATTTACGCTCTATGCGTATCGGCCTTTGCTTGTAGGTACGTGCTTTGAAAGCTCCTGTGTTTGCATTAGAAAACGTTAAGTGCAAGACATGGTAACAAAAGCGGTATTGCGTCCAGTGTGCGGAGGTCActcaaggtagacgaggggagGGATGAGATTGGAGAGGAAATCGAGTCGATCAGCAGatactgtgatgtcgatgctagactAAAGAAAATGAAGGCGTTCCAGGAAACAGCTTGTAAAACAGGTCAAAGAACTCAAAAATTGGCTAAAGATGGATCGGAATGCGCGGAAGGCGATGcaaaagacttcaagcagccgaggaaaagcacAAAAGGGCCGGCATCATGAACGAGAAAGGTCTTGACGAATGAAcgccgtctcccgacctgacagGACAGGGATTGTCAACAAAGCCCGTGCAATGCGCGCAACGGCGAGTgggggtagctggaaagagctTCACCTACCTGGAAGCGGCCACAAAGCAAAAGCAGGAACgcaggggtcaatgccccttgtcaaatGAAAATCACGCCGAAAAGCATggcaaagggaagcagggagaggcctcgaGAGTAGGCAAAAGGAAAGAGTGATtgtcgccggcgactcaaacgcCGCAAGGTTCACAAAGGCAATTGTGGAGATTGTGAAAGCTGACAAATGATTGGTAGTAAGGACCTTTCCAGGGCCAACATTGCgcgctgtcatggagcgagcataGGTGCCCGTCGATGCAACCTTCTAGTGGTAGCAGATAtggattttaacgcgacagcacaaagggaagctgaagagtctgtcgaattgaATAAGACGCTTATATACGGGTGTGGGAAACTTATAAACCTTGCAGGTagaattttggggggggggggggggggggatttttcacttaggagcgacgtaatcgtcggttacaattgcgctgtcgctccgccccccgtcgaacgccgtgcgctgctgctgacgctgacgatgcgagcagACACCGGAAACTGCGGcctagtgacgtcagcactgatGTTCCGtcccttcgcagtctccgcgaccatGCCTGACAGTGCTTGTTTCTGATAGCGAGCCGTTATAagctgcttcgctcgaccctgcattACTTTGTGTCTATGTAGAGCGGTAGTTAACGTGCGCACCATCAATTGCAATGGTGGGTCGAgaatgccggcgttctgtgcagcctacggttgcacgaaaaGCAGCGGCCGCGACCGATGTTGTCTTCAATTACTTCCCACAatacaagaagcttgcagctaagtgggaggctgctgtgaagcgaaacaacttcaagcgctcaagaacatcACTGTTGTGCTCTAATCACTTCCGTGctgacgattactaccagagtttattaATAATGCGTGAtttgggttctccttcgtgttagcacgctgaacggaaggtgcatgtttatctcccaccctttacgcaggtttcgtcgccaagcgccgcgaattttctattcgcacgtgtgttgtggaacagcctgcatgcagctaccataacgcagttcaagtgtaaagtttgcatgtgtcgGAAAGCCGGCTCACGCCAgcacgctgcgctcccccttctctcgcgcacataGAGAAACCGGCCATCTAACGTAGCcaacggaattcgccggttacgagtagcgtgcggatggcgcgctgatgaaggttctacaCTACACGCGCTACAagagccggtaaacttttcccacGTTTCAACCGTCTGTGTAAAtagccgacagctttggggcagcgcacaaatgccaaAGGTCGCATCACCGCTTACATTCTGCAAGGACGCACGCaagaacataacactacagttgtttgccctgaagcgaactcactggatcgctgagtgCCAGcttagcaaaaacaaaaaaaaaaaatactcgccaaataacatttccaacacgaggagatgctaacacttcgccttcgttcgcgtcgaaagcattgcttgcaccagcattttttgcttcttggagaggccggctcttcacaatcggctcgtacatgtagggagtaaagtataaaccccgcacaagcgatcttgcacgcgacagcgacaagcgaagCGATGGAGATGgatgtcgcgttcactcgtcgcctacaagccgaactccacgcgagcaaGGGCTTTGAGCAACGACTTCccagtatgagggcagcaataaaCGCGCCCAAATTAGCGTGatgcgtgctttattaatttaaccTGATGTATTTTATTGTAAAATGAGCATAAAATATATCTGAAGGGCTTGCACTGGGTTCTTATTCTTAATTGCACgagtaaaattcaatagtttgctagTTCCCTGATTTGGCCTGTGTAAGGAACGTAGGTAACGTAACGTGGGCCAATAAGCAGGAGAACCTGGACAGTGACCACTTCATAGTAGCGGTAACATTAACGGTGGAAGCCCGACCGGCGAGGGTATTTCGAGTCACGGACtgggaggagttcaggaaacttaggaaggagcgaacgagcacattttCCTCGCTTGACGAGGCTATCGAATCGCTAACGGAGGACGTCGAGAGGGCTACTAAGGTAGTACAAACAGAAGCGGAGGTCCTAAGAATGGATCCGCACCTAGCGCATCTGTTGGAGGCGAAATCGTCAATTCTGAtgaggtggaaaacacaaaggttaaTTAGTAGGCTGAGGAAAAAGGTTGCGGAGCTTAATAGAGAGATTGAGAGATATTGTGCGGAGCtcaataggctacaatgggacgaggtctgcgcggcagtagacgggtccatgcgctcaggagggaagtggaacctcctcaacCACCTCCTGGGTGACGCGCAGACAAAGCAtaatcaaaggcaaacacttagtaaagtcatacaccggcacaaacaggagggaggtactgaagagtcacttttgaatgcgatcgcgGATAGACACCTTCCTTTAGGGCCGACGCAGGAAGATGATTATCCGCAGATCGAGTGCGCGAGGGTAGAGGAACTGGACGCGCCTTTCA
This region includes:
- the LOC126530608 gene encoding uncharacterized protein; this translates as MHHKSFAAISRKVHDAAMSAVSENLRKSREITKRDAGGDNIAVMYDGTWHKRGHKSHNGIGTVVSLDTGLCLDFEVLSNYCLACSRHRVLPDEEEEVWQAFHGPVCEKNVDCSSHAMETEAAVRIWQRSRSYDTPLYFRKFLSDGDSKAYAAVVEANVYSGVLIEKEDCTNHVAKRLGTALRKLKEPLPRGEKLKEPAILKLQTYYQVAITSNRGSVKGMYRAIWASYFHSCSSDGASSHKYCPEGATSWCKHRRAEALGEPALTHTPLLTKAQGKAILPIYKRLTDEKLLARCIQGKTQNAAESLNSKIWLLCPKTRFASRYVVEMATALAVLWFNRGHTSFERVLEELGVLPSESLVELGTSKDIARQKKMSLKLTAEARANRRTLTKKARVEECTRKRREGETYAAGSF